GACAGCTCCTACGGCGCCTACGTCCTGCTCGCCCAGCTCACCGGCAAGCAGAAGTACGTCGACGACGCCAACCGCTGGCTGGACTGGTGGACCGTCGGAGTGAACGGCAGCCGGGTGCGCTACTCGCCCGGCGGCCAGGCCGTCCTCGACAGCTGGGGCTCCCTGCGCTACGCCGCCAACACCGCGTTCGCCGCGCTCGTCTACTCGGACTGGCTGCCCGGTGACCCCACCCGCAAGGCCCGCTACCACGACTTCGCCGTACGGCAGATCGACTACGCCCTCGGGGACAACCCGCGAAGGTCGAGCTACGTCGTCGGCTTCGGCGCCAACCCGCCGGCCAAGCCCCACCACCGCACCGCCCACGGCTCCTGGACCGACCAGATCACCAACCCCGCCGACAGCCGCCACGTCCTGTACGGCGCCCTGGTCGGCGGTCCCAGCGCGGCCGACGACGCCTACACCGACGACCGGCAGAACTACGTCAACAACGAGGTCGCCACCGACTACAACGCGGCCTTCACGGGCGCCCTGGCCCGTCTGTACGCCGAGTACGGCGGCGCGCCGCTCGCCGACTTCCCCGGGGCGGAGACCCCGGACGGGCCCGAGATGTCCGTGCAGGCCTCGGTGAACGCCTCAGGCGCCGATTTCACCGAGATCAAGGCCTACGTCATCAACAAGTCGGCCTGGCCCGCCCGCGCGCTCACCGACAGCTCGCTGCGCTACTACTTCACCCTGGAGCCGGGGGTCCGGCCCGAGCAGATCAGCGTGACGACCAACTACAACCAGTGCGGTCCGGTCACCGGGCCCACGCACCACGCGGGCGACGTCCACTACGTCACCGTCGACTGCTCCAGCGCCGTGATCGCGCCCGCCGGCCAGTCCGCGTACCGCAAGGAGGTCCAGTTCCGAATCAGTTCGGCCGGTGCCTGGAGCCCGGGCAACGACTGGTCGTACCAGCGGATCGCGACCACGCCGGGCAGCACCCCCGTCGACGCCCCGAACATCGTTCTGCTGGAGGGCACGGAGCGGCAGTGGGGTGCCGTGCCGGACGGCAGCACCTCCACCCCGACCCCCGATCCGACGCCGACCCCCGATCCGACCCCGACCCCGACCCCCGATCCGACCCCGACGCCCACCCCCGCCGAAGGCTGCGCCGTCACCTACGCCGTCGGCTCTTCCTGGAACGGCGGGTTCACGGCCGAGGTGCGGGTCCGGAACACCGGGTCGGCCCCCGTGAACGGGTGGCGGCTCGGCTTCTCCTTCCGTGGCGCGGAGAAGGTCACCAACGCCTGGAACGCCGCCCTCACCCAGTCCGGAGCCGAGGTCACCGCGTCGAACGCGGGCCACAACGCGACCCTGGCGGCGGGCGGCACGGCGAGCTTCGGCTTCCAGGCGAGCGGCGCCCCGGCCGGTGCGCCCGCGGCCTTCACGCTCAACGGCCGTACGTGCGCCTGAGGCCCTCATCTCGGTTCTTCGCAACTTTCGGGAGCGCTCCCAACTCCGTTTTCCGGCTTGCCTGTTGAGGAGGCGAGCCGGAGACGGCCCGCTGACCTGCGTCTTCGAAATCCGTTCGACGGATTCGCGCGCACAGGGTTGTCAGGGCCATGGAGTGACTCCTACAGTCGCGTCCGAAACCGGTGGGGTGGGAGCGCTCCCATCCGTGGGGAGATGGGAGCGCTCCCGACACCCCGATCCCCCAGCACCCCCCTGTCGAACCCGGTTCCCACGCGAGAGAGGCCCCGCATGCGACCGTCACCGCACCGCCTCCGCACCGCCCGCGCCCTGTTCGGCGCACTGCTCACCGCGCTCGCCACCCTGGCCGCGCTGCTCGCCGCCACGGCGCCCGCGCAGGCCGACACCACGATCTGCGAGCAGTACGGCTCCACCGTGATCCAGGGCCGTTACGTCGTCCAGAACAACCGCTGGGGCACCAGCGCCACCCAGTGCGTCACCGCCACCGACATCGGCTTCCGGCTCACCCAGGCCGACGGGTCGGTGCCCACCAACGGCGCCCCCAAGTCGTACCCGTCGGTCTTCAACGGCTGCCACTACACCAACTGCTCGCCGGGGACCAACCTCCCGGCGCAGGTCAGCGCGATCTCCAGCGCGCCCAGCAGCATCTCGTACGGCTACGTCTCCGGCGCCGTGTACAACGCCTCGTACGACATCTGGCTGGACCCGACGCCCCGCACCGACGGCGTCAACCGGACCGAGATCATGATCTGGTTCAACCGGGTCGGCCCGATCCAGCCGATCGGCTCCCCGGTCGGCACCGCGAGCGTGGGCGGCCGCACCTGGGAGGTGTGGACCGGCAGCAACGGCTCCAACGACGTGATCTCCTTCGTCGCCCCTTCGGCGATCGCGAGCTGGAGCTTCGACGTGATGGACTTCGTCGACCAGACCGTCGCGCGCGGCATGGCGCAGAACAACTGGTACCTGACGAGCGTCCAGGCGGGCTTCGAGCCGTGGCAGAACGGCGCCGGGCTCGCGGTGAACTCCTTCTCCTCGACGGTGAACACCGGCGGCACGGGCCCCGGCAACCCGGGCGACCCGGCGACCGCCTGCCAGGTGACCTACGCGACCAACGTCTGGCAGGGCGGCTTCACCGCGAACGTGACGGTGAAGAACACCGGCACCACCGCCGTCGACAACTGGAAGCTCGGCTTCACCCTGCCGTCCGGACAGCGGATCACCAACTCCTGGAACGCCGCCCTGTCCGGCTCCTCGGGC
Above is a genomic segment from Streptomyces glaucescens containing:
- a CDS encoding glycoside hydrolase family 9 protein, which codes for MRPFSLRPLRRPEPPGPARRRRVTGPAALAAALTAGLLLPLTAAAPSSAAPAFDYGEALQKSLLFYEAQQSGAIPGWNRVGWRGDSGMNDGKDVGVDLTGGWYDAGDHVKFGLPMAYSATVLAWGGLEERAAYTRSGQWTHLKNNLRFVSDYFVKAHPSPDVLYGQVGHGGRDHAWWGPAEVMPMERPAFRIDASCPGSDLAGQTAAALAASSMVFADSDAAYAGKLLTHAKQLYSFADTHRGKYSDCITDAQGYYNSWSGYRDELVWGAIWLHKATGDPAYLAKAESYYDNLSTEPQTSTRSYRWTLSWDDSSYGAYVLLAQLTGKQKYVDDANRWLDWWTVGVNGSRVRYSPGGQAVLDSWGSLRYAANTAFAALVYSDWLPGDPTRKARYHDFAVRQIDYALGDNPRRSSYVVGFGANPPAKPHHRTAHGSWTDQITNPADSRHVLYGALVGGPSAADDAYTDDRQNYVNNEVATDYNAAFTGALARLYAEYGGAPLADFPGAETPDGPEMSVQASVNASGADFTEIKAYVINKSAWPARALTDSSLRYYFTLEPGVRPEQISVTTNYNQCGPVTGPTHHAGDVHYVTVDCSSAVIAPAGQSAYRKEVQFRISSAGAWSPGNDWSYQRIATTPGSTPVDAPNIVLLEGTERQWGAVPDGSTSTPTPDPTPTPDPTPTPTPDPTPTPTPAEGCAVTYAVGSSWNGGFTAEVRVRNTGSAPVNGWRLGFSFRGAEKVTNAWNAALTQSGAEVTASNAGHNATLAAGGTASFGFQASGAPAGAPAAFTLNGRTCA
- a CDS encoding GH12 family glycosyl hydrolase domain-containing protein: MRPSPHRLRTARALFGALLTALATLAALLAATAPAQADTTICEQYGSTVIQGRYVVQNNRWGTSATQCVTATDIGFRLTQADGSVPTNGAPKSYPSVFNGCHYTNCSPGTNLPAQVSAISSAPSSISYGYVSGAVYNASYDIWLDPTPRTDGVNRTEIMIWFNRVGPIQPIGSPVGTASVGGRTWEVWTGSNGSNDVISFVAPSAIASWSFDVMDFVDQTVARGMAQNNWYLTSVQAGFEPWQNGAGLAVNSFSSTVNTGGTGPGNPGDPATACQVTYATNVWQGGFTANVTVKNTGTTAVDNWKLGFTLPSGQRITNSWNAALSGSSGAVTASAAGGQNTRIAAGASQSFGFQGTYSGSFARPAGFTLNGTACSVA